A genomic region of Nostoc sp. UHCC 0702 contains the following coding sequences:
- a CDS encoding glycosyltransferase family 1 protein: MNSTTKKHIALISVHGDPAIEIGKEEAGGQNVYVRHVGEALAQQGWQVDMFTRKVSAEQQTIIQHSQNCRTIRLKAGSVEFVPRDNLFNYLPEFVENFLKFQTEEGILYDLIHTNYWLSSWVGIQLKKIQGTKQVHTYHSLGAVKYNTIKNIPLIASQRLAVEKEVLETAETIVATSPQEKQHMRSLVSTKGNIEIIPCGTDIRRFGSIERQAARLKLGIEQEAKVVLYVGRFDPRKGIETLVRAVNKSKLRGTHNLQLIIGGGSTPGNSDGIERDRIERIIQELGMGNFTTLPGRLSQDILPTYYAAADVCVVPSHYEPFGLVAIEAMSSGTPVVASDVGGLQFTVVSEATGLLAPPQDVAAFATAIDRILENPQWRDELGKAGRKRVETKFSWDGVAIQLSELYTQLLEQPFKQPALVTR; encoded by the coding sequence ATGAACTCTACCACTAAAAAACACATCGCCTTGATTTCCGTCCACGGAGATCCGGCGATCGAAATTGGTAAGGAAGAAGCTGGAGGACAAAACGTTTATGTGCGCCATGTGGGTGAAGCACTAGCACAGCAGGGTTGGCAAGTTGATATGTTTACCCGCAAAGTGAGTGCAGAGCAACAGACAATAATTCAACATAGCCAAAATTGTCGAACAATTCGTTTGAAAGCAGGTTCTGTTGAGTTTGTACCACGAGATAATCTTTTTAATTATTTGCCAGAATTTGTGGAAAATTTTCTCAAATTTCAAACAGAAGAAGGCATTTTATATGATTTAATTCACACAAACTATTGGCTCTCTAGTTGGGTAGGGATACAGCTGAAGAAAATCCAAGGTACTAAGCAAGTTCACACATACCATTCATTAGGAGCAGTAAAATATAACACTATTAAAAATATTCCTCTAATTGCCAGTCAGCGATTAGCAGTGGAAAAAGAGGTTTTAGAGACAGCAGAAACAATTGTGGCAACGAGTCCGCAAGAAAAGCAACACATGCGATCGCTCGTTTCTACTAAAGGCAATATCGAGATTATTCCCTGCGGTACGGATATTAGGCGCTTTGGTTCCATTGAGCGCCAAGCAGCAAGATTGAAATTGGGAATTGAACAAGAAGCGAAAGTTGTATTGTATGTGGGACGTTTTGACCCGCGTAAAGGCATAGAAACCTTAGTGCGTGCAGTCAATAAGTCTAAGTTGCGTGGTACTCACAATCTCCAGCTAATTATAGGTGGTGGTAGTACACCAGGTAATAGCGATGGGATTGAGCGCGATCGCATTGAGAGAATTATTCAGGAATTAGGGATGGGTAATTTTACCACCCTCCCTGGTCGTCTCAGTCAGGATATCCTGCCAACTTACTACGCAGCAGCTGATGTTTGCGTTGTACCCAGCCACTACGAACCCTTTGGTCTTGTGGCCATTGAAGCGATGTCCAGTGGTACACCAGTGGTAGCCAGCGATGTTGGCGGACTTCAGTTTACAGTTGTTTCCGAAGCAACAGGTTTGTTAGCGCCACCCCAAGATGTAGCTGCTTTTGCAACTGCGATCGACCGAATTCTGGAGAATCCACAATGGCGGGATGAATTGGGTAAAGCTGGCAGAAAGCGTGTAGAAACTAAGTTTAGTTGGGATGGGGTAGCAATTCAACTTAGCGAACTTTA
- a CDS encoding transposase produces the protein MLVFEAKLEGKDEQYQSLDEAIRTARFVRNASLRYWMDNKGIGRYDLSKFCAVLAANTEFPWVAKLNSMARQASAERAWSAIARFFDNCKKGKPGKKGFPKFNKEQTHGSVEYKTCGWKLSDDRRYITFSDGFKAGTFKLWGTRDLHFYQLKQFKRVRVVRRADGYYAQFCIDTERIEKREPTGKTIGVDVGLNHFLTDSDGNTVENPRHLRKSEKSLKRLQRRQSKTQKSSKNRIKARNRLSRKHLKVSRQRKDFAVKLARCVVRSNDLVAYEDLQVRNMVRNRHLAKSINDAAWTQFRQWVEYFGSCFGVVTVAVPPHHTSQNCSNCGEVVKKSLFSRTHACPHCGYTQDRDWNAALNILELGLRTVGHTGTNASGDIDLCLGGEIPLSKPSQGKRKPNK, from the coding sequence ATGCTGGTATTTGAGGCAAAACTTGAGGGGAAGGACGAACAGTATCAGTCGCTTGATGAAGCGATAAGAACTGCTCGTTTTGTCCGTAATGCAAGCCTTAGATACTGGATGGATAACAAAGGCATTGGACGATACGACCTCAGCAAGTTCTGCGCTGTACTTGCTGCCAATACAGAGTTTCCTTGGGTTGCTAAGTTGAACTCTATGGCTCGTCAAGCCAGTGCGGAAAGAGCATGGTCTGCTATTGCTCGGTTCTTTGATAACTGCAAGAAAGGCAAACCAGGGAAGAAAGGATTTCCAAAGTTCAACAAAGAACAAACACACGGTTCTGTTGAGTACAAAACCTGTGGATGGAAACTTTCTGACGACCGCAGGTATATCACTTTTTCTGACGGTTTTAAGGCAGGAACCTTTAAGCTTTGGGGAACCCGTGACCTGCATTTCTATCAACTTAAACAGTTCAAAAGAGTGCGTGTTGTGCGTCGTGCTGATGGGTACTATGCACAGTTTTGTATTGACACTGAACGGATTGAAAAACGAGAACCAACTGGTAAGACTATCGGCGTTGATGTTGGACTTAACCACTTCTTGACTGATAGCGATGGCAATACAGTTGAAAATCCCCGACACCTGCGTAAAAGTGAGAAGTCGCTCAAGCGATTGCAACGCAGACAGTCTAAGACTCAAAAGAGTTCTAAGAACAGAATCAAGGCGAGAAATCGCTTGAGTAGAAAACACCTCAAAGTAAGTAGGCAGCGTAAAGACTTTGCTGTGAAGTTGGCAAGGTGCGTGGTGAGGTCTAACGACCTTGTGGCCTATGAGGATTTGCAGGTGCGGAACATGGTGAGGAATAGACATCTCGCCAAGTCGATTAATGATGCAGCATGGACGCAGTTCCGGCAATGGGTTGAGTATTTCGGCTCATGTTTCGGTGTGGTGACTGTGGCAGTTCCACCCCACCACACCAGCCAGAATTGCTCTAACTGTGGTGAAGTGGTGAAAAAGTCGCTCTTTTCAAGAACTCATGCTTGCCCTCACTGTGGATATACTCAAGACCGGGATTGGAACGCTGCTTTGAACATACTTGAACTAGGACTACGTACCGTAGGGCATACGGGAACTAACGCCTCTGGAGATATCGACCTATGCTTGGGTGGAGAAATCCCTCTAAGTAAGCCGAGTCAAGGAAAGAGGAAACCCAACAAGTGA